CACCAGGACGGTGCCGGGCCCTCGCTCAGGAGCGCTTGGCTCAGTGGGCGTGGCCGTGGCCGTGGCCCGCGGCGGCCGGCTCTTCCTCTTCCTTCTTCTCGACGACCAGGGTCTCGGTCGTGAGCAGCAGGGAGGCGATGGAGGCGGCGTTCTCCAGGGCGGAGCGGGTGACCTTCACCGGGTCGATGACGCCGGCCTTGACCAGGTCGCCGTACTCGCCGGTGGCGGCGTTGTAGCCCTGCCCCTTCTCCAGGTCCTTGACCTTGGAGACGATGACGTAGCCCTCCTGGCCGGCGTTCTCGCCGATCCAGCGCAGCGGCTCGACGACGGCGTTGCGGACGACCGCGACACCGGTGGCCTCGTCGCCGGCCTTGTCGAGGTTGCCCTCGAGGACCTTGGAGGCGTGGACCAGGGCGGAGCCACCACCGGAGACGATGCCCTCCTCGACCGCGGCGCGGGTCGCGGAGATGGCGTCCTCCAGACGGTGCTTCTTCTCCTTCAGCTCCACCTCGGTGGCGGCGCCGACCTTGATCACGCACACGCCGCCGGCCAGCTTCGCGAGGCGCTCCTGGAGCTTCTCGCGGTCCCAGTCGGAGTCGGTGTTCTCGATCTCGGCCTTGATCTGCGCGACGCGGCCGTGGACGTCCTCGGTCTTGCCGGCGCCGTCGACGATCGTCGTGTCGTCCTTGGTGACCGTCACGCGGCGGGCGGAGCCCAGCACGTCCAGGCCGACCTGGTCGAGCTTGAGGCCGACCTCCTCGGAGATGACGGTGGCGCCGGTCAGGATCGCCATGTCCTGCAGCATCGCCTTGCGGCGGTCGCCGAAGCCGGGGGCCTTCACCGCGACGGCGTTGAAGGTGCCGCGGATCTTGTTGACGACCAGGGTCGACAGGGCCTCGCCCTCGACGTCCTCGGCGATGATCAGCAGCGGCTTGGAGGCGCCGGCCTGGATGACCTTCTCCAGCAGCGGCAGCAGGTCCTGGATGGAGCTGACCTTGCCCTGGTTGATGAGGATGTACGGGTCGTCGAGGACGGCCTCCATGCGCTCCTGGTCCGTCACGAAGTACGGCGACAGGTAGCCCTTGTCGAAGGCCATGCCCTCGGTGAAGTCCAGCTCCAGACCGAAGGTGTTGGACTCCTCGACGGTGATGACACCGTCCTTGCCGACCTTGTCCATCGCCTCGGCGATGAGCTCGCCGACCTGCTGGTCCTGGGCGGACAGCGCGGCGACGGCGGCGATGTCGGACTTCTCGTCGATCGGGCGGGCCGATGCGAGCAGCTCCGCGGAGACGGCGGCGACGGCGGCGTCGATGCCCTTCTTCAGGGCGGCCGGGGAGGCGCCGGCGGCGACGTTCTTCAGGCCCTCGCGCACCAGCGCCTGGGCGAGCACGGTGGCGGTGGTGGTGCCGTCACCCGCGATGTCGTTGGTCTTGGTCGCCACCTCCTTCACCAGCTGGGCGCCGAGGTTCTCGTACGGGTCCTCGATCTCGACCTCGCGGGCGATCGTGACACCGTCGTTGGTGATGGTGGGGGCGCCGAACTTCTTGTCGATGACGACGTTGCGGCCCTTGGGGCCGATCGTCACCTTCACCGTGTCGGCCAGCTTGTTGACGCCGCGCTCGAGGGCGCGACGGGCGTCCTCGTCGAACTTCAGGATCTTCGCCATGACAGCGGGAGCCCTCTCGGAATCTATGGGTGGTAAGACAACTGCGCCCCGGACGCCCGGCTTCTTTATCGGTCGCGGGGGCCAGGGGCGCAGCTCAGGAGCAAAAGAACGCTCGAGGTGATTACTTCTCGATGATCGCGAGCACGTCGCGAGCCGAGAGGACGAGGTACTCCTCGCCGTTGTACTTCACCTCGGTGCCGCCGTACTTGCTGTACAGAACGACGTCGCCGACCTTGACGTCGAGCGGCAGGCGCTCGCCGTTCTCGAACCGGCCCGGGCCCACGGCGAGGACGGCGCCCTCCTGGGGCTTCTCCTTCGCGGTGTCCGGGATGACCAGGCCAGAGGCCGTGGTCTGCTCGGCGTCCAGCGGCTGGACCACGATGCGGTCCTCGAGCGGCTTGATGGCAACCTTGGAGCTGGCGGTCGTCACGATCCGACCTCCCCCTTCGGAGATCTCACGGGGTTAACTGTCTGAGGTGGCGACCAGGTCGATCCGTCGTCGCGGGTGCCGGACCTGCCCGTCGCTTTTGTTGGCACTCTCACCTGCGGAGTGCCAGAGCCGAGACTATGACCGGGGTTAGCACTCGGTCAAGCGGAGTGCCAATTGCCGTGCGGCGCGTCGGCGGAATCCCGTCCGCACCGGGTGCCTTGTGGGCCGGTGTCGTCCCGCCGCAAGCCCTACAGGTAGTCCTCGAGGCGCCCCACCGTCAGCCCCCGCTGCTGCACCCTCCGCAGCACCCTGGCCGTGCGTTCCCTGAGGCTTGGGCCCGTTGTCTCGTCCGGCCCGACCAGGATGATGTCGCCGGGGCGGAGGTGGTGTTCGCCGTGGGTGTAGACGAGGTCGGTCGGGGTCATCGCGGCGCGCCAGAGGACGACCGTGGAGATGCCGCAGTCGGTCGCCGCGCGCAGGGTGGTGGTGTCGTACGAGCCGTAGGGCGGGCGGAAGAGGCGGGGGCGCAGGCCGAGGCGGGAGCTGAGCCGTTCCTGCTGGCCGCAGATCTCGGCGCGCTGCCCGGCGTACGGCAGCCCGGCGAGCGCGCGGTGGTCGAGGGTGTGGTTCTGGATGCCGGCGCCCAGCCGGTGCAGGCGGGCGAAGTGGCCGTAGCCGGGGCCGACGACGCTGTCGGTGAGGAACATGCTGACCGGCAGCCGGAGTTCGCGGACCATGTCGACGAAGCGGGGGTCCTTCTCGGCTCCGTCGTCGTAGGTGAGGAAGACGACCCGGTCGGGGGTGGGGACGTGGTCCACGGCGCGGGGCAGGGTGCGGCCCCCGGTCGGCGGGGAGAGGGCGAGGGTGCGGGCGGGGTGCAGCGGGGGGCTGGCGAGGGGCTCGGTCAGGCCCCAGCGGCGGTAACTCTGGTCGGGGGCGGCGCGGTGCGGGCGCACGCGCTCGGCGGCCTTCTTGCCGAGGCGCTCGATGGGGTCGACGGACTGGGCGCAGCCGGCGAGCAGGAGGGCCGAGGCGAGGAACGCGCCGGCGTACCGGGCCGGGCGGCGCCGCCCGGAGCCCGCTCTCCGGTGCCCCGCCCCCGGCCTCACAGGTAGTCCTCCAGGCGGGCCACGGCGTAGCCCTCGCGCGTGATCTTGTTCAGGAAGCGGCGCATGTCGTCGATCATCGTGCCGTCCCAGTCGGAGCGGCCCCGGAAGTGGGTGAGGACGATGTCGCCGCGGCGCATCTTCTGGTCGTCCTCGCGGTACTCCCAGTGGTCGACGTAGACCTCCTCGTTCCAGATCGGCGCGTACTTGATGCCGCAGGCCTTGGCGGCGCGCAGGGTGTCCTGGTTGTAGTTGCCGTAGGGCGGGCGGAAGACCGTCGGGCGCTTGCCGAACTGCTTCTTCATGATGTCCTGCATGCCGCAGATCTCGTGCTTCTGGTCCTCGTAGGACAGACCCGGCAGGTAGGGGTGGTGCAGGGTGTGGTTGTCGAGGGTGTGGCCGTAGGACTGCATCCGGCGGAAGTAGCCGTAGTCGTCCTTGACCAGGTAGTCGCTGAGGAAGGCGGTGTACGGGATCTTCAGGTCCTGCATCATCTTGAGGAACCTGGGGTCCTTCTCCGAGCCGTCGTCGATCGTAAGGAAGACGATCTTCCGTTTGGTGGGGATCGTGGTGAAGACCGGCGGCAGGTCCCAGTCCTCCTGATGGCTCACCTCGAAGCCGGCCCGGGCGGTGATCTCCGGCTTCTCGGCGGGGGGCGGGGGCGGGGTCAGCGGGACCCGCTTCAGTCCCCAGCGTTCGGCGGCGGCGACCAGACGGGCGTGTTCGGCGGCCTGGCGGCCCTGAGGGCTCGGGGCCCGCACGGGGCCGCGGTGACCGGATGCGGGGCGGGTCGCGTCGGAGCCGGCGCAGCTGGACAGCAGGGAGGCGGCGGCCAGTGCGGCGGCGGCCCCCGAACCAGGATGCGGGACCGTTTTTTATCGTTTTGTACGACTGCTCGCATGGTGCCGGATCCTCCCAGCCCGGGGCCCGGCGCCCGGACCGACACCGCCACCGGAGGCGCACGATCCACCGACTGGCCGACAATGACCCGGTGAACGACCTCGCTCTGCTCCTCACCCCCGAAGGCCGTGCCCTCCTCGACGAGGTCCGCGACACCGCCCCGGCGGACGAACTGGCCGTCGCCACCCGGCTGCGCCGCGACCACCCCGCCGAGCTGGTCTCGGCCGCGCTCGGCCAGGCCCGGCTGCGGCAGCGGGCGGCGGCGAAGTTCGGGGCGGCGGACGCGGGGCGGATGTTCTTCACCCCGAACGGGGTCGAGCAGTCGACGCGGACGAGCGTGGCGGCGTACCGCGCGGAGCGGCTCAAGGCGCTCGGTGTGACCCGTGTGGCCGACCTGTGCTGCGGGATCGGCGGGGACGCGATCGCGTTCGCCCGGGCCGGGATCCGGGTCCTCGCCGTGGACTGGGACCCGGTCACGGCCGCCACGGCCCGGGCGAACGCCGAGGCACTGGGACTGGGCGAGCTGATCGAGGTCCGCCAGGCGGACGTCACGGAGGTGGACACGGGCGGGTACGACGCCGTGTTCGTCGACCCGGCCCGGCGGGGCGGGCGCGGCCGGATCTTCGACCCCGAGGCCTACTCCCCTCCCCTGTCCTGGGCGATCGAGGCCGCCCGCACGGCTCCCCGCGCGGCGCTGAAGGTCGCGCCCGGCATCCCGCACGAGGCCGTGCCCGCCGACGCCGAGGCCGAGTGGATCTCGGACGGCGGGGACGTGAAGGAGGCGGTGGTGTGGTTCGGCACCGAGCCGGGCGCGGTCCGGGCCACCCTGCTGCCGGGTCCGCGCACACTCCTCGGCAAGGGGCTGCCCGATCCCGGAGTGCGGCCGGTGGGGCGGTACCTGTACGAGCCGGACGGTGCCGTCATCCGCGCCCATCTGGTCGCCGAGGTGGCCGAACAGCTGGACGGCGGGCTGGTCGACGCCACCATCGCCTACGTCACCGCGGACGAACGGCACCTGACCCCGTATGCCACCGCCTATGAGATCACCGACCAACTCCCCTTCAACGTCAAGAAGTTGAAGGCTCTGCTGCGGGAACGCGAGGTCGGCACGCTCACCGTGAAGAAGCGCGGGTCGGCGGTCGAGCCGGAGGAGCTGCGCAAGAAGGTCAAGCCGCAGGGGCCGAACGCGGCGACCGTGTTCCTCACCCGGGTCGCCGGGGCACCCACGATGCTCGTCGGACGTCCCGCCTAGAGCGGGCCAGGGCTTACGGCGCCACCTCGGCGGCCCGGCGCAGCAGCAGTTGCCGTTCCTTCTCGTTGCGGGTCAGGGCGGCCGCCCGTTCGAGCTCCGTGCGGGCCTCCGCCGGACGGCCGAGCCGGGCCAGCAGGTCGGCGCGGACGCTGGGCAGCAGATGGTAGTCGCGCAGGGCGGGTTCGGCGGCCAGGGCGTCCACCAGCTCCAGGCCCTCGGCCGGGCCGTCGGCCATCGACACGGCGACCGCGCGGTTCAGCTCGACCACCGGGGACGGGGCACGGGCGGCCAGCAGGCCGTACAGGGTGGCGATGGCGCGCCAGTCGGTCTCCTCGTAGGTGTAGGCGTGCGCGTGGCAGGCGGCGATGGCGGCTTGGAGGACGTAGGGGCCCGGGGCGCCGGCCGCCGTGGCGCCGGCGCGGTCGAGGGCGCGGACGCCACGGGCGATGAGCATGCGGTTCCAGCGGCGGCGGTTCTGGTCCTTCAGCAGGACGGGTGCGCCGTCGGGGCCGGTGCGGGCGGCGGTGCGGGACGCCTGGAACTCCAG
Above is a genomic segment from Streptomyces fodineus containing:
- a CDS encoding polysaccharide deacetylase family protein is translated as MRPGAGHRRAGSGRRRPARYAGAFLASALLLAGCAQSVDPIERLGKKAAERVRPHRAAPDQSYRRWGLTEPLASPPLHPARTLALSPPTGGRTLPRAVDHVPTPDRVVFLTYDDGAEKDPRFVDMVRELRLPVSMFLTDSVVGPGYGHFARLHRLGAGIQNHTLDHRALAGLPYAGQRAEICGQQERLSSRLGLRPRLFRPPYGSYDTTTLRAATDCGISTVVLWRAAMTPTDLVYTHGEHHLRPGDIILVGPDETTGPSLRERTARVLRRVQQRGLTVGRLEDYL
- the groL gene encoding chaperonin GroEL (60 kDa chaperone family; promotes refolding of misfolded polypeptides especially under stressful conditions; forms two stacked rings of heptamers to form a barrel-shaped 14mer; ends can be capped by GroES; misfolded proteins enter the barrel where they are refolded when GroES binds); its protein translation is MAKILKFDEDARRALERGVNKLADTVKVTIGPKGRNVVIDKKFGAPTITNDGVTIAREVEIEDPYENLGAQLVKEVATKTNDIAGDGTTTATVLAQALVREGLKNVAAGASPAALKKGIDAAVAAVSAELLASARPIDEKSDIAAVAALSAQDQQVGELIAEAMDKVGKDGVITVEESNTFGLELDFTEGMAFDKGYLSPYFVTDQERMEAVLDDPYILINQGKVSSIQDLLPLLEKVIQAGASKPLLIIAEDVEGEALSTLVVNKIRGTFNAVAVKAPGFGDRRKAMLQDMAILTGATVISEEVGLKLDQVGLDVLGSARRVTVTKDDTTIVDGAGKTEDVHGRVAQIKAEIENTDSDWDREKLQERLAKLAGGVCVIKVGAATEVELKEKKHRLEDAISATRAAVEEGIVSGGGSALVHASKVLEGNLDKAGDEATGVAVVRNAVVEPLRWIGENAGQEGYVIVSKVKDLEKGQGYNAATGEYGDLVKAGVIDPVKVTRSALENAASIASLLLTTETLVVEKKEEEEPAAAGHGHGHAH
- a CDS encoding polysaccharide deacetylase family protein, with amino-acid sequence MRAPSPQGRQAAEHARLVAAAERWGLKRVPLTPPPPPAEKPEITARAGFEVSHQEDWDLPPVFTTIPTKRKIVFLTIDDGSEKDPRFLKMMQDLKIPYTAFLSDYLVKDDYGYFRRMQSYGHTLDNHTLHHPYLPGLSYEDQKHEICGMQDIMKKQFGKRPTVFRPPYGNYNQDTLRAAKACGIKYAPIWNEEVYVDHWEYREDDQKMRRGDIVLTHFRGRSDWDGTMIDDMRRFLNKITREGYAVARLEDYL
- a CDS encoding class I SAM-dependent methyltransferase, whose protein sequence is MNDLALLLTPEGRALLDEVRDTAPADELAVATRLRRDHPAELVSAALGQARLRQRAAAKFGAADAGRMFFTPNGVEQSTRTSVAAYRAERLKALGVTRVADLCCGIGGDAIAFARAGIRVLAVDWDPVTAATARANAEALGLGELIEVRQADVTEVDTGGYDAVFVDPARRGGRGRIFDPEAYSPPLSWAIEAARTAPRAALKVAPGIPHEAVPADAEAEWISDGGDVKEAVVWFGTEPGAVRATLLPGPRTLLGKGLPDPGVRPVGRYLYEPDGAVIRAHLVAEVAEQLDGGLVDATIAYVTADERHLTPYATAYEITDQLPFNVKKLKALLREREVGTLTVKKRGSAVEPEELRKKVKPQGPNAATVFLTRVAGAPTMLVGRPA
- the groES gene encoding co-chaperone GroES, with the protein product MTTASSKVAIKPLEDRIVVQPLDAEQTTASGLVIPDTAKEKPQEGAVLAVGPGRFENGERLPLDVKVGDVVLYSKYGGTEVKYNGEEYLVLSARDVLAIIEK